Proteins co-encoded in one Deltaproteobacteria bacterium genomic window:
- a CDS encoding chemotaxis protein CheD, producing the protein MEGELLLKTGELAIGEGQDVLCTRGVGSCIVTCLWDRKRVLGGMAHIPRPAASEEDAAGREWSAVSPEMAIPRLLRMMRERGARRDRISVRIAGGGNMFPVQDCYFMCDIGKEILENTRSVVSDLGLWIAGESVGGPYGRSVFFDVAAGTVQVFFTNGDMIEL; encoded by the coding sequence ATGGAAGGCGAACTGCTGCTTAAGACCGGTGAACTGGCGATCGGGGAAGGGCAGGATGTTCTCTGTACCAGGGGGGTGGGTTCCTGCATAGTAACCTGCCTTTGGGATAGGAAAAGAGTTCTCGGCGGCATGGCCCACATTCCCCGCCCCGCCGCGTCTGAAGAAGATGCGGCGGGGCGGGAATGGTCAGCCGTTTCCCCCGAGATGGCGATCCCGCGCCTCCTTAGAATGATGAGAGAAAGGGGTGCCAGGAGGGACCGCATCTCTGTCAGGATCGCAGGGGGAGGGAATATGTTCCCCGTGCAGGATTGTTATTTCATGTGTGATATCGGGAAAGAGATATTGGAAAACACCCGGTCGGTCGTTTCCGATCTGGGTCTTTGGATTGCCGGGGAATCGGTCGGCGGTCCATACGGGAGGAGCGTGTTCTTCGACGTGGCCGCTGGAACGGTGCAAGTCTTCTTTACGAACGGAGATATGATCGAGTTGTAA